The following DNA comes from Kluyveromyces lactis strain NRRL Y-1140 chromosome E complete sequence.
tcctgGCACAGAGAAAACTCAAAAACTAAACAAAAACTGAATCACAAGATTCCGGACTGATATGAACTGAATGAATGGACGTTCAACTGGTTCTTGAAACCAGCATAACCTATCGTTATATATTGTCTTAAGATCTAGCTGTATCCAACTTTATGTGCAACTTTTCTTAAAACTGATTGAATGAATCATATCATATCATAACGAATTTCACCGTGCAAAACTCTTGGATATTGAGAAATGCAAGTAAACGATACATAGATAAATGCGAGataaactgaaaaatttcaaatgtAGAAACTCGTTCCATAAACTTTGTTACCCGACTACAAGCTGCTTATCTAATATTTCTCGTCACCCGGATAAACTTCTTGTTTTCTCATTTCTGGAGGTTTTAGTGCCCATGGGTAATCAGTATAACAACCACGAAcacaaaaaagaaaatgaacacaaacaaaaaactGTTTCCCTGCCCGCGCAATCTGCAATCTGTTTGGTTTTATTAACgaatattcaaatccatGCTCGCTATTTTAgcttatttttttttatttttttattttcatttttgagTAGTAATTACTCCCTTAGCACACTGTAATTTACCCCAGGTTTAAAGCCTGGCATAGTGGAATACAGAAAGGGGCGATTCAAAAGAGCGAGCAACTGACCgttttttcttctgatCTCGGCTGGTTATTTCTTAGTGCTCATTGTTTCAAACACCATCCAAGGCCCATGTGTAGTGTGGGTTCATTGGTGGGAATATGTACGATTCCCCTGGAACTATTGTAAGGGCTGCCTGTTTCGACCGATACATAGCCTAGCTTTTAGTTTTTccgttttctttttttcttgcttCCGTTTCtcctttctttcttgcGGATTCTTCCCTCCCCACATTATTGAAACCTAATCTGAATCGGCACAGTATGAGCTAGTACATTGTAGGCCGATTCAGTCCCAAATTCGAGCAAGCTCTTCCTTGTTGTGGAAATCTGggattttctttttttccttttctttatttgtCGACCTTGAAGTTTCACCggtttcaaaagaaaaaagatgacACCGAGgctatttttttttttttttttttttggatttcCCGCCGCTTGCAGGTACAACGGCTTCTGTGGGAAAACACTGATCAAGAAGCTGAGTCGAGGTGATGTATGTTTAGGGATCCGTATTGATTGcttggaaaaaaaatacatCGGGGCAGTAATAAAGGAAGGACACTGGCTTGAGGAATCAAATAGATGACTTGTCCCTCAGTTGCATTACACATACTTGTACGGTATATATGTGTGCATGTGTGGGGGGTGGGTGGAAAGGCACAAAGCAAGGtagctttttttttttttgatttgattccTGAGATGTTTGTATGTTCTAAACCatataatttttcaagtgAAATACTTCTAAGTTTATCCGAAGAAACGAAAATACAAATTATGCATATATAAATAATTGTAACTTTTTAGTTTCAACCCTATTGCTGCTCCAATCTTGCTTGCAATATGCTTTATTCCCTCAATTGGGTTCATAATTGGGAAATTTGAACAAGCGAAATCCACACTATCAATTAACCTCATCAGACACAGATATGTCATTCCAAAGTTTCATCAAGACTCCAACTGAAGACACCGTCGTTCCACAAGCTCCTCCAACGGAACAGTACCCACAAGGTGTCAATTACCTCAATTTGTTCAGTCAAAAGGGCAAATTGACCGTTATTACTGGTGGTGCTGGTGCCATTGGTGGCGCTCTATGTGAGGGTTTCGCTTCTTGTGGTTCAGATGTCATTATTTTGGACAGAACCTTCCAACCAGAACTTTCCGTCCATTTGAGCAAGACTTACGGGATTGAATCCAAGTCATACCAAGTAGATATTACCAACGCTGACGACGTTAAATTtgtctttgaaagaatcttgGAAGATTTCCCAGGTCGTGCAATTAACACATTCATTGCTAACGCAGGTATTGCCTGGACTAACGGTTCTATCTTGAACGATGGTTCCACCCCAGAAATGTGGCGCAGAGTCATGGACGTTAACGTCCAAGGTACTTACCACTGTAGCAGGTACGCTGCTGAAGTATTCAAGAACCAAGGCCACGGTAATTTGATCTTGACTGCTTCTATGTCTAGTTACATCAGTAACGTTCCAAACTACCAAACCTGTTACAACGCTTCTAAAGCTGCAGTAAGACACATGGCCAAGGGTTTCGCCGTCGAATTCTCTGGTTTGACCTCTCCAGCTGGTAAGATCAGATGTAACTCTGTATCACCAGGTTACACTGATACTCTGCTATCCTCCTTCGTTCCTACTGAACAACGTGCTCACTGGTGGGGTCTAACACCAGTGGGTCGTGAAGCTTTGCCACAAGAATTGGTCGGTGCTTACTTATACTTGGCTTCCGATGCTGCTTCTTACACCAACGGTTGTGATATCCAAGTTGACGGTGGTTATACCTGTGTTTGAATCCTGTTGTAGAAAAAGCTTCGTCAACACCTATTACTGATAATTGTCACTGCCTTTTCCCCTACATCATGCTCAAAATATTTCTGTTTAACCTAACTACATTAAAAATAGAGTTAAAACTAGAGTGGTTCCTTCTCTTTCACATACTATGTAATAATTTTATATACCCAATTCTTATATGGGGTGATCATTAGTATCATACATCGACCCTTTCACTACTATTGCGAAGCTTCCCCCCATTGAGCCTTAATGTCTAATTGTCAACACTTTGTTACGCGTAAACGGTGCtaaccaaaaaaaaaaaagacgCAACTTCACTCAATCATCATTTAGTGCTATCTGCACAGAGCGATGAGAATTGAAGAGAGAGAATAATAAAAAGAGCAAGCAAGCTCGAGCTGATCATCATCGAAATATGGTAACAGCGATAGAGAATTTTATCACGCAGAAACTCATCAATGACTGTAAACCTGTAACATTTTTAGACTTGTGCGATGAGTTTTCGATAAATGTGAACAAAGCAAAGAATGAGATGGTACAGTACTATAGCACTACGAGACATGAGTCGATCCAATGCATTGTAGTATGTGTTTTGAAGCACAATGTAATACAAATGATTACGGATCCCGAGAAACTACCGGAAAAGGAAGACATAAAggatttcttcatctatGCGTTCAACCCACTGGAAACTATTGATTTGACaaatagagaaagaacaCACGTTACGATCAAGAACCCCTACAAGCTGCACAATCAAAATGGCACACGGCCCCAGACAAGCGATGGTATTGGAAGTGTAATTAACATAACCACCCAAGATGTGACTCAAAAAATGGTGGCCGGCCCCAAGAAAAAGTCTGAGGCAGAACCGGTCGTAACGAAGCAACGGGCAAAGACGTTCCCAGAAGTTGCTGTTACAAAACCTAAGAAACCAACTAAGAGTATGGGTCTAAAATCTACTGAACTTCTGGCCAGAatgagaagagaaagagaggagaaggagaagaaCAGACAAGAGGAATTGGAAAGGAGGAAGCACCAGCAGCAGGATAAAAATCACGTCGTGGTAAGCcaagagaaacaaaaacaattgGACCAACTGGCCTCGATGtttgacgatgatgatgacgatgatttAGCCCAATTCGATAAAAATTCTAAAAAGCGTGATAAGAAAGAGGAAAGCGAAGAAGAGGCTGAAGTAAACCACCCTGTAGCGATAGAATCAGTACCTTCACAAGAATCACAACCAGTAAATCTAGACCGCACTGTCACAAACTTAGAAGAACTACTTGACACGACGGTAGACGAATCCTTAATGGAACTATCTCAAccagaaaaggaaaaggaaaaggaaaaagaagagcCAGTCCACGAATCGAAAGAACAGACCACATATATAGACGAAGATGGATACATGGTTACTAAGAGACCAGCTACAGAAACGAAGAAACCACCAAAGCCTGTGAAATCAGCGAAAACGGCAGAACCGTCAAAGAAACCAGCAACACCAGTCgagaaaaagaaggctCGCTCCAGTCAACGTACACTTGAGAGTTTTTTCGGTAAGAAAAAGGGATGAGTAAATTAACTTGTGtatttattcaaatagTTTCAAATAGATTCGGATGATACAGACGATACAAACGCTGGCACTGGCACTGACACCTAGATAGAAATATACGGCGACTCACGTGACCCAAAACAAAACATTAACACGTGAATAAGTTACCCGAATACACCGTACGCAACGATGTGAACAGGCCACCACGTCCCCTTCTTTGTGCGATTTCTTCTATCAGAGAAAAGGGGTGGTTAATATCGTTTCAAACGATTTATCTTGCCCTTTCTATTGAGATTGAAATTTAAGAATTTTGGATTAACAAAGATTATAAGACAGAGGAAATGATTAACTACCACATTGCCAGACAGCTTGTACGGCAATAAATTAATTGGTGTTTCATTATACTTTATTAAAGAGTGAGTTCACAAAAGTTAGATCGCTATAGCTTTAGACTGGGTTTTGAAGATTATTGCTCAATCACTTATCGCCCGTTGAAAatctttcctttttattttggACCGATATTCCAAATTactctttcaattgaatattatCATCGCATTTTAAGAGTCCAAACGTTTTAAAGTTACTTCTGAAACTGGTTTTTTAATTATCCTTTAAGAAAGTTTTCAGACCTCAACGCACTATAGATCGTACATTACAGATATTTTAGTGCTTTatccaatttcaaatttgttcaaaaaaGAGACTTCATTATGAGTGATTTGTGTCCAGTGTATGCTCCATTCTTTGGTGCCATCGGTTGTGCTGCAGCCATTATTTTCACCTCTTTCGGTGCTGCTTACGGTACTGCCAAGTCAGGTGTCGGTATTTGTGCGACATGTGTCTTGAGACCAGATCTATTGTTCAAGAATATTGTTCCGGTTATTATGGCTGGTATCATTGCCATTTACGGTTTAgttgtttctgttttggTGTGTTACTCTTTGGGCCAAAAGCAAGCTTTATACACTGGGTTCATCCAATTAGGTGCTGGTTTGTCTGTTGGGTTAAGTGGTCTAGCTGCTGGTTTCGCCATTGGTATTGTTGGTGATGCAGGTGTTAGAGGTACTGCTCAACAACCAAGATTATTCGTTGGTAtgattttgatcttgatTTTCGCTGAAGTTTTGGGTTTGTACGGTTTGATTGTTGCCCTATTGTTGAACTCTAGAGCTACTCAAGATGTCGTTTGTTAATTTTAAGGATCTCCAAGAAAAACATGAGGAAATCATAATATAGTGCACTGAAATAAAGATTTTAATATGAATGCACTCATTGACTCTGTGGTAAGATCGATAATGGGAATCCAATATATCGTTTGTTCGTTTTCAGATTCGTTTGACTCTTTCGTACCGTtccttcatttttcatttactcatcctttttttattttattagATCAACTTCGAATGTCATGCCCGTTAGTTTCTTATGGGAATACAATCTCTGCAATCTTTCATAGAATCTCTATTTAGAGTAGAACATAAAAAGCACTTATCTAATCTAGTGCAGTCTGTTTATAATATTAAACACAGTCAAAAAtctaaagaaaaaaattataCAGTTTAAAGTTTACAAGGTTGAGATTAATTATCGCTGTATTTTCATCCAAGGAATTCCACCCTAGGATGTTACGTTATATTGAAATCTATGTTAATTATGCTACATGAAAGATTGACATATTTTATAATTTAAAGTCTTCCTTACATCTTGAATGAACGAGTCAACAGATTCAGGTAAGTTGCTGCATGTCGAGTTGTCGTCATTCCTTAATTGTGAATATAGTGCAACACAAGAATCGTTTAGCTTGATTTTTTCCAAAGTCTTCAGTATTGTAAAAATCTGTGATTCATCTAAAGCTGTCTCTGTTGTCTTTAAAAACATTGGGTAGAAGAATTTGGCCAGCAATAAAATACAATATTGCTCTGGCATGTATGGGAAACtaatcaattgaatcatATGGTTCATCGCTTTCTCCgtttcattattttcgGCAAGTTTGTGGAATTCATACAAAACAGCATATGGAGATAGAGTCTGTCTCATTACGTCAGTTACCATACTGTTTAGCAAATCTTTCGGAATATTGAAAGAGTCTGTATCCCCATTGACAATAGAATTTATAGTAATATCATCCAATGGCCCCCCTTGTAGGATACTGGCTTCAAAGATCATCCATGAATAATGTTTGACCCACTCATATTCTCCAGCTTTACTAAAATTGCTCATTGCTTCCACAATATTATTCTGGTATAGTGTATCCTGTCCCAAGATCTTATAAATAGTCTTAGCCACATCCGGCAACCTCCACTTAGCGCATACCGAAAGAAGCcattcaatatcatcatttgTAGTATATGGAAAGTGTGGTAATAGTTCTGCTAAGATTGCTCTTTTAGAAGAGTCACCTGAATCtgaagataaagaaattaatCCCACTGAAACTGGCCACAGCGTTTTATCATCATACGAGCATAAAGAAAGAGCAACTTGGCGAATTAAAAATTCTCCAATGGTtggttcattttcaaatgCAAGTTCTGAGTTCAATCCACTTTTATGAGCAAAAATTTCGTAGAAGTCAGTTTTTATAATTCCTTTAGCTTCGCACAATACCGCTACAAAAGCAGCAGTTGCAAGGTCTAAGGATTCAAGAATCGGTAACACATCAGCAACTTTGTCATTGATAATGTGATAACACGGCGTTTCCCAGTTATTGCAAACATCGATGGCATTATGTTTAGTAGCTAATTGTCCATATTCTTGACTCAATTCCAAAGTTGGTATATAGTACAACATCAATCCACAGTACGATTCGTACCAATACTGTGAGAATTCAcagattttatttttaGAACCACTTAAAATCATGAAGATgttcatcaaattcttcttgatttcagGTTCAACCTCTTGTTCATCCCAATTTGTCATTAATTGGAGTACGCTATTCTTCCATTCACGGAATAAATTTTCAGAATGAAGTGGGTAACTCTCAATGATTGTAATCAAATCAGTGACAAATACTCCCACTGTTTCATTTCCATGTTCCAGCAGTTGAGAATTTTGAATGCATTGGATACTCTGAGACCATAAGCCTCTCAAAAGAAGCTGTGCCGTTAGGTCCCAAAAATCAGATTGTTCATAGACTTTTCTTCGCGTCAGAAGGGTTTCATCaaagatcttttgaataaCCAGCTCACTTGGTTCACCATCTGATCTGTTCACccaattgatcaaagaCTCTAGAAGGTCCTCTTGTTTGTATTCCGGAGAGTCAGTTAAAAAGTAAATTGTCTTCAAGCAATTTAGTATGCTCAAACATTCCTCAAGATCTCCAATTCGTTGCAGCTTATTCGTGTATTTGATGGATTCAATGTAGAACTCTAGTTCTGTAACCAAGGCATGAAATGCTAAATTAACTATCGAGAAGTGTTCGAGTCTTGAAGTTTGTTTTATTAGCCCTATGGTCGGTACATCGTTCTTGCGATGTTCTCCTAATCCCTGATACAACtcaaaaagttttgataCATATTGGGCAAATTCTTTAGATTCATCTAAATGTAGAAATCTTACAGGATATAGTTTATTATCTTTCGTAGAGTTATCAAAAGCAAGGCTTCGGGACGAAACGTTGTTGTATTTGAAGCGTAATTCTTTGGCCGAGGGTTGCTCAATAGGGAAGTTCACCATTGGTGCATTGCTGACAGGGTCAACATTGATTGTTAGAttaatatcatcatcactttCATTGCTGATACCTTCTTCGTCCAAAAAGTCTAGGTTATCGACATCCATTAATAGGTCCTGTGTGTCGGCGAATTCATCGTTAGCCATTGTTACTGCTATGATTCTTTGGTGAAAACACGCGATTAAACCGCAAATTTCAGTTTAACTCAAGgtttcaaaaaagaaaattataTTAACAGTCAGTACAAATCCCAATCCAGCGATTGAACGTAACTCCTTTAATGATTTGGAGCGTAATTGGTCTCTatattctcattttctctcAATGTTTACTGATTGcaatattcaaaatatatcCTAAAAGTGATATATACGAATCTCTTAGAAAAATTTGATGCTTGTTACAcccgtacaccacatatGAAATTCCATCTATCCTTCTTGAACTTCCAACATTTATCTACTGAACCAGCGAGTATAGCTATGGGTTGCCCCTCTAAATGATAAATTTATATGCCGGTAGATCAGCATGTGCCAAAAAGCGCATCAGAGATCTCCAAGTGCTCCTTAAatcatctttctttatACTTTTTCTTCCGTAATGAACTGCGTATAATTTCTTATTGTCAAATTTTACTGAACATCAATTTTCAAACATTAAAAGtagcgatgagatgagatgagatgagatgaggtaAAACGAGATCACCTAGCAGATTACATATCGATATAGCAGCTCTGAACGACGTTCGTAAGGGTgagaaaatcaaaatgtCCTTTCCCAATACTGCAGAAGGTATCACTCGGTATCTCAGATCGAAGAACGTCACTACACAAGAGATTTATGACATTTCGGTTTCCGTACTAGATGGGAAATACGATATATACTTTCCAAATGGCCATATCTTTATATTAGAATTGATCATTGACAGATGGAATGATGCTAAACAGGCACAGTTCAGAAAGGACACCAACATTTGGAAGTTATGGAAACAGCTATGGGTTATGGTTTCGTCTGAGAATCATAAGAAAAAATTATTGAGGAATCTAAGATCAGTAAATTTAATTCAACTAACATTTGAAGAGATGCAGGACGGTGACCATGAGCTTTGTGAGCATGTATATGAGGTACTGAAATCTGTTAATTCTTGTATGATTACCGCAGTCTCTCCGGAAGCAGGTCTTAAGCTTTTAGGTAGAGTCATAGATATCGTACTTTCCTGTGACTTTGGTCGTGAGAACTTCCTGAAGCAAGCAATAATTTCAGAAATTTTGACATTTACTGATTTGAACAACTTTACGGAAGTATCTAATAAAGTTTCTGGTGTGTACTGCTCTGAACTGTTGCTACCGAGTTTGAAATACTTCAAGCAGGCTGACGAAGAGGTGTTTGACAACATCTTTGACGTATTATCTGAGTTTACAAAAAGGTatttatttgaattcacAAGGGATTTGCCTGCAGCGTTGAAAACTTTTGTAGGTTTGCATAAAAGTTCCCTCTCCCCAGATTTATTGGTTTTGCTTTTCACAAAGTGCATTACAACAGGTAAATGCGATGCCGCTACTCTGGAAACCATTTTAAAAATGTTGTTAGATATTGATGTCACAATATGCGCAGATTTGTTGGCTACACTCAATGCCTACAGAAAGATTATTTCACAGACGTTTTTAGAGTCATTATTCACTTCCGTATTTGAGTC
Coding sequences within:
- the POL32 gene encoding DNA polymerase delta subunit POL32 (weakly similar to uniprot|P47110 Saccharomyces cerevisiae YJR043C POL32 Third subunit of DNA polymerase delta involved in chromosomal DNA replication required for error-prone DNA synthesis in the presence of DNA damage and processivity interacts with Pol31p PCNA (Pol30p) and Pol1p), which translates into the protein MVTAIENFITQKLINDCKPVTFLDLCDEFSINVNKAKNEMVQYYSTTRHESIQCIVVCVLKHNVIQMITDPEKLPEKEDIKDFFIYAFNPLETIDLTNRERTHVTIKNPYKLHNQNGTRPQTSDGIGSVINITTQDVTQKMVAGPKKKSEAEPVVTKQRAKTFPEVAVTKPKKPTKSMGLKSTELLARMRREREEKEKNRQEELERRKHQQQDKNHVVVSQEKQKQLDQLASMFDDDDDDDLAQFDKNSKKRDKKEESEEEAEVNHPVAIESVPSQESQPVNLDRTVTNLEELLDTTVDESLMELSQPEKEKEKEKEEPVHESKEQTTYIDEDGYMVTKRPATETKKPPKPVKSAKTAEPSKKPATPVEKKKARSSQRTLESFFGKKKG
- the NUP85 gene encoding Nup85p (similar to uniprot|P46673 Saccharomyces cerevisiae YJR042W NUP85 Subunit of the Nup84p subcomplex of the nuclear pore complex (NPC) required for assembly of the subcomplex and also for formation of the nucleocytoplasmic Gsp1p concentration gradient that plays a role in nuclear trafficking), with the protein product MANDEFADTQDLLMDVDNLDFLDEEGISNESDDDINLTINVDPVSNAPMVNFPIEQPSAKELRFKYNNVSSRSLAFDNSTKDNKLYPVRFLHLDESKEFAQYVSKLFELYQGLGEHRKNDVPTIGLIKQTSRLEHFSIVNLAFHALVTELEFYIESIKYTNKLQRIGDLEECLSILNCLKTIYFLTDSPEYKQEDLLESLINWVNRSDGEPSELVIQKIFDETLLTRRKVYEQSDFWDLTAQLLLRGLWSQSIQCIQNSQLLEHGNETVGVFVTDLITIIESYPLHSENLFREWKNSVLQLMTNWDEQEVEPEIKKNLMNIFMILSGSKNKICEFSQYWYESYCGLMLYYIPTLELSQEYGQLATKHNAIDVCNNWETPCYHIINDKVADVLPILESLDLATAAFVAVLCEAKGIIKTDFYEIFAHKSGLNSELAFENEPTIGEFLIRQVALSLCSYDDKTLWPVSVGLISLSSDSGDSSKRAILAELLPHFPYTTNDDIEWLLSVCAKWRLPDVAKTIYKILGQDTLYQNNIVEAMSNFSKAGEYEWVKHYSWMIFEASILQGGPLDDITINSIVNGDTDSFNIPKDLLNSMVTDVMRQTLSPYAVLYEFHKLAENNETEKAMNHMIQLISFPYMPEQYCILLLAKFFYPMFLKTTETALDESQIFTILKTLEKIKLNDSCVALYSQLRNDDNSTCSNLPESVDSFIQDVRKTLNYKICQSFM
- the VMA3 gene encoding H(+)-transporting V0 sector ATPase subunit c (similar to uniprot|P25515 Saccharomyces cerevisiae YEL027W CUP5 Proteolipid subunit of the vacuolar H()-ATPase V0 sector required for vacuolar acidification and important for copper and iron metal ion homeostasis); the encoded protein is MSDLCPVYAPFFGAIGCAAAIIFTSFGAAYGTAKSGVGICATCVLRPDLLFKNIVPVIMAGIIAIYGLVVSVLVCYSLGQKQALYTGFIQLGAGLSVGLSGLAAGFAIGIVGDAGVRGTAQQPRLFVGMILILIFAEVLGLYGLIVALLLNSRATQDVVC
- a CDS encoding uncharacterized protein (conserved hypothetical protein) is translated as MSFQSFIKTPTEDTVVPQAPPTEQYPQGVNYLNLFSQKGKLTVITGGAGAIGGALCEGFASCGSDVIILDRTFQPELSVHLSKTYGIESKSYQVDITNADDVKFVFERILEDFPGRAINTFIANAGIAWTNGSILNDGSTPEMWRRVMDVNVQGTYHCSRYAAEVFKNQGHGNLILTASMSSYISNVPNYQTCYNASKAAVRHMAKGFAVEFSGLTSPAGKIRCNSVSPGYTDTLLSSFVPTEQRAHWWGLTPVGREALPQELVGAYLYLASDAASYTNGCDIQVDGGYTCV